GAGGGCCACAGTCCTACTTGTTCATCCGATTATTTCTGCCGTACCTATTTCTGGTCACCAATAACTGCAGAAACGGTTGGAAAACACGCAGGACAGTGACCCTGAAGGACCAGGACTGGACTCTACCCGTAACGTGGAGGATCAGCCACACTAgcgatgctgtttgttttgtccaGAACCAAACCGCTGCAGTTATGCTGTTTCCCTTCAGAGCATAATTTGTTAATTTGTAGTCCGGATTGCGATACATATCTAGAAACATGGCTGTCAGTTTAGTCTCGTAGTGTTTATTTAATGGTGTGTTCATGTATTTATGTAGCTCCTCTAATTAGGTATTTCTGTCACCTTTCTTAGACTGACTCCCTTCCCACACTCCACCTGGTGTGCCCATCTCGAAATCCATTTTGTagctcagctggagctgaaaaTAAGGTGAGAAAGGGTGCTGTTTACTCATGTAAATAAGGTCTGTCACTGGGTGCATGGAGCCTCAGTTCCCCAGCTGGTTTCAGTGTGCGCTTGAAAGATTTGCTTGTTAGTCTTGTCagttttcagtttcttttttttgttttaattggcatctatttgcttttttaaacaCTTTGTGTTAGATTTAGGCAAATTTCAATGAGAacttaaaacatgtttgtgcacTCAACGACAACAGGTGCTCTTGTCGTCACACTATGAAGTGGAACGGTTTCACTTGAGCAGTCATCACTCTGCTCTACACATAGCTAAAGATACTCAGTTCAGTTTCACAAGCATCtcgttttccaactctccctgctcattaccttggtcaggtgtgtcagttagctgctgattgactgaacacaagtattagctggggcaaggagagttggaaaagcagcaggacagcggcccttAAGGACCGAGTTTGGAGACCCCCTGCCTATTGTAACTGCCCAGCTGTTCTTACATTGCAGACCAAAGAGACAGAACAGTCTCACCCATCCACGGCAGACGTTGTCCAGACTCCCAGCACACCTGAGCTTAGGCAAAGAAGGCAGTCTTCCTCTTCGTctactcctgcagctcctgcgcagaTCCTAGCACCTCCACCAGGGACTCCTGTTTGGCCTGCTGGTGTAGTGTAAGCCACAAAAGAAACATATATTCATTATTTAGGTAGCTGGGCATAATCAGAAATATGTTTCAGAAGCATGATCATATTTATTGAGAAAAGCATGAGGCCGATTTTTTTATTAACGTAAATTAAAATTTACTTTATAAACCTTATACACTATTATAATAGCAACACTGACTCAACCAATGTGAACACCTGGCAATTTACAACGCTGATATAATAGTTCATCAAACAAGTGCAAGTTCATTTTGTTAATGCTGCTGTGGTAGTCATTTAACAAACCACATTACCAAGTACAAAGGGGGAGTGAAAGCAAATCGCTACCAGATACTTACAGATGCCATCGCCCTcagtcaatatatatttatattgttgGTATGTACGCTTGCTTGGTTTTCAGTTGACATTTGAATGAATGTTACAGTTATAGGAAGACATGTCTCTCATCTTTTTCACTCTAGGCCAGGAGCACCACAGGTGACTCAGCCAGCCTTTCCCAGGTTCTCCCTGTACAGCCCTCAACAGCTACTGTGGCTACAGCATGTCTACGCCAGACAGTACTACATGCAATAGTAAATTTATGTTTCTAGTCTTCTGTTGCATGTTATGTAATTTAATCaagtattaattattattaattaatttctgACTCCTTCTAGCCATGCAGCTTTGGCAGCAGCAGGCACCATCCTCTCTGCATCAACTTCAACCAGTGGCCAGTATCATCCTGTTCCTGCACATCAAATGCCTGTTCCAGGCCCGTTAGCCAATCAGAACCCCATTGACAACCTGCCTGTGAATCAGAACCCAGCACAGGATGGTGTTTTCATGAACCCAGGGGAAGCCAATCAGAACATGAGGATGAACGCTCAGGGTGGGCCCATTATGGCGGATGAGGAGGACGTGGAACGCGACTGGCTCGACTGGCTGTACTCTACTGCTAGATTTGGTGTTCTGCTCATGATTGTGTATCATTACTCCAACCTGAGTCGCTTTCTGCTGGTGATGAGCACCCTTCTCATCATGTACCTGTGAGTATACCATAGGTTGTTTCCTCTTTGCTTGAGTTACTAGAAACGGAGCGTTCCACAGTAACTAGTTTTAGCTATACATGTACATAACCTAAGGAAGTGTGTTGGCGACTAGGGACTTGAAAATAATTTACCATATACACTACGTTTTGGTAATAGTTTTAGTTTATTTGTTAAGAACATCACTAGAAATGACAATGATTTGCATTTCAAGACTGTACAAAGGCCTTCTGCGCTTACATAGCATTCAGGATACACATCTGTAAAACCTGCCAAACCAGAACCTTAGATTAGAACAAACAAGTGAAAGCTGCTTAACTCCTGGTTAAGTTTTGTTACAACATGTTTTGTCATAATAATGtgaattttgttttttagtgctggcattgaaataaaaaaataacaatgtaATATGTATTTTGATCATTATAATACATTACTAGCTTATTTTCTAGAATAAGAGAATAGCATGTGATACCGTCACAGCTTTTGTATGCATGTAGAAATTGTCCaaaaaaattgaattaattATCTGACAAAATGATTGCTTTATTGAATTATTTGTTGGGTATAACATCAGATGGAGGTTCTGCTACAATAAACAAGAgcctttttttgctgttttttttttccttgacaGACATAGTGCCGGGTGGTTTCCTTTCAGAAGGCAAATGCAGGTTCAGGGACCTAATCATCTGCTGCCCCCCCAGGACCAACATGACCAGCAAAATGCAGACAGGAACCCGAATCCAGTAAGAAATAAATTCTTCATCAACATCGATGTTATAGACATAGTTCACAGTTTCATTGTCATAGTCATAGTCCTAGTTTGTGAGAGTCATGGAAATGTCTTCACAGCACTGTTAGACTACAAGTGCATCTGTTGCTAAAGCTTCACGGTTTTATGAACATCTTGTCCGTCCTTTCAGGCAGATACTGATGGTCAAGAGGATGAACCTGCTGTTGCAGCAAATGGATCTGATGTTCCGGGACCAATGACAGCAGTTTTGGTTCCTCCTCACAGAGTTTCCATCATGTTTACAGCCTGggtttttttaaaaagctttctctcctccctcatacCGGAGCTTCCTCAGGGCATGGCCAATTGACCATTTACAAAACATGGCTGTCATGGCACTCAAAAAGTACCAACAAAATGAACTAGAATCCAACAGtatcagcttcctgttttatgttatgCCACACCAAAGAcagatattgtttttttttgtcacaagcCAATGCATTTTTTTCAAAATCTTTACATATCAAATACAGGATTTGATATGAAAACATACCATTACAAACAGCAATGCATGAATACTTATACATATATCATTTCATACTGATGCGTAGGAATACATTTTTAATGGATAAATTAAGGGACATGTTTAGAATTTAGCATCAAGCCTAGAAAGGATAATCAGTCATATCTGTTTTTCATCTGTCTAGTTATCTTGTGTTATATGATCCACATAAAGGATGATTAGTTAAGATCTGCATCTCTAAAGTTCTTGCATTTTAAATTGTCTTTCATTCGATAAATGTAGAGAATTAGGTTTTTGGAATTGAAAAGAACTGAAAATTCACACACATTTGTAGATAAATGTACACAAAGCACTTTATATGTATGTTATGCGAGCTttatatagctatatatatatatataaaaaatgtaaatttgaGGCCTAGAGTTGGGGCTTTCTTTTTCttaaaaatttaaagttgaGTTCAAGTTTCTAAAACTaaataggtttttttttttttttttttgcgcttttattttcttgtcaCAGGTTGTGTTATATTTAATACTAAATCGTTGCATGCTCCATTGTTTTGATGGGTCCATTGAGTAAATGTATGTGCGGGTCACTTTGCTCAAGTGCTCCTAATTCTATTACATTATTTGAGTCTTCATTTTGGCATTTTCATGTCATTCCAATTGATGTTTTACAGATCCAGTATAAGAACTTACTGGGTTTTTGTCATATCTAACCACAGTGATTCCTCTTGACTTATATCCAGACCAGGATTTTGTAAaaatgtcttttgtgtgattgttTATGTAGTTTAGAGCGAATGGATGCTGTGGAAGGAAGTGAATTTGAAGGACAAGCTTAAATGATGGACGCAATAAATCACTCTTGactgttcatattgttttggttttattttgtgtacGATAAAGTTTGGTCCACTGCGGTTCACAGTATTACTTGTTATTGTCATGTTGTCACTCACTGACACTGGCCTGcaaatatattttgtattttaaccTGCTGTCACATTCCTTGATTGATCAAATTATCACTTTATAGATTTGTTAATTAAATACGCagtgttttaaaaatattattgaaTCATCTGACCCGTGTGAGATCTTAGAGGTTCAGATGGTGATCTGCAATATCCATCAGTCCATCCATCATCCTGGGGGCAGCAGTGTGgccagagagctccagacttccctctccctggacacgtcctcctgctcttccggtgggaccaaGGCAGAactcctcaccctatctctaagggtgTGCCCAGCCACACTGCGGAGGAAACTCATTTCGGGCCACAGGTATCCGCAATTTTGTCtttttggtcatgacccaaagctcgtAGGTAATGGTAGGAACATAGTTTGACTGTTAAATTAGGGGGCTAAATTCACCAGTGATCAAGTGTAGGCGACATCTGTTCAGTGCAAATCACTAGTCATTTGTACCTATCGCTTAGGTCTTGAGTATTCTGTGAAAACCTAAAACCTTTAATAAATGTATATCAAATTACCAGAACCAACAAGCTCACAGTGAAAGTGCCACAAGAACAAATAGACTCATTATTTCCTAAGAATCACTTCTAGAAAATAATTAAAGGTTCAATCAACTTCTATATTCAATTTCACCCTAAGATGAGACTTTTGAGGCGATCCTTTGTTCAGAAAATGTTCAGCCTGAACAATGAATGCAGGAAAAGTGTAAACACATTAGAACTTGTTGAGTTTTAATCTTCTATAAACCTGACGAGTGCTGGTAAGTGGAGTGCCTGCACCTCAGCATCCGTTCCAAGCTGTGGCTACTTTTATCTTGTAATTGTTGATCTATTGAGATCCATAGTTGCAGGGTTTCGAGTTTGTGGAGCACATCAGCAAAGGCTGCACTTTGACCAGTTTACTTAAAGGGACAAATCACAGTCAGTGTTTGTTCTTTCATGAAGCCTGGATCAGACTATTTCTCCATCTCTCATTGGATAAAGAACATAGTTTCTTCTAGTCCTCCCCTTAATCAGCTGCTGTGTCCTCTCAGTGAGAAGTCATAGAAAGCTGTTCGGTTTtttgaagcagagcagagctgccaTACTTCAGATCTTTGGAATCTGAGTTTGAATGATACCAAGACGAAAAGTGTGTTGATCCGTAAATTGATATTAGACAGTGGGTAGGAGAGAACTGACAAAACATCTTTTCAGCATCAGTGAGCTGCAACCGGTCTTGGGGAGTTGAATCTTGTACCATGTTTCGTGATGCGTCTCCTGGACTGTTGCTGgtgctcctctctgtgctcgGGCTGTCTCATGGCTGCCTGCCCGAGCCTCCTTCAGCCTACAGATTCACAGGCATCGTGTGCCGGCTCACCTACCCCGCTGCAGTTGTGCGTGAGTGGAGGTTTTTGACCTGGTTTTGCTATGTAgctgtttgttcttttcttcaTTCTGGAACCACTTGTCTTTTGTTGAATAACAGAGCCAGAATGTAAAGGTCACATGGAATGCTTTTAACAAGGAGCTAGCTGGGTCTACAGTGGGTCTAGAGTGGGGTGCGGGGATGGTTGTAGCCTTTACTGACTaaacaaacattaacatttcaAAAACACcattaacacatttaaatttacagtccaaaaaaaactgaattattTTCAAACAAGCTCAAAACAATGATTTTAAAAAAGGCTGAAACTCCACAATCTTATCAGGTTCTATCAGGGCACTAACCAAATTCATCTTATCTGGTTGctgcagcaaattaaaaaaatcatttggTGATGTCTGCAGGCTAAAACATCAGGCGTTGAATCCACTTGTGTTACCTTTAAACCATAAACtgtgagctactgtacaaaGGCTTCTGTTGATCATACAGCTGTACTTTACTGATGCAGTATTAATAGCAAGTGGAAGCCAAGATTGTAGGATTGTTTGTGTCACCAACACAATGTTAATGCTGAACTGTCgaactgttttatttatgtaatatttgTGACCTTAATGCCAAACTGTGCTCTGTGTTTTGAAGTGAATGAGAAAACCACAAAAGTGATAGAGGCAGCATTCCAACATACCAGATACCCAAGTGTTAAGGGAGAAAAGTCTATACTCTTTATAGGCAAAGTCATATATGGCCTAGACAAgtgagtggacacacacacacacacacacacacacacacacgtgctacAGTATACAGACTATTGTAATGTCTCTTCATTTGGCCCACCCAGTTTGGAGATTCATAATCTGTCGATTGGACAGAGCGTGTTTGAGCTGCATCCAGGTGAAGGCATCGCCTTGAAAATACACAATGTATCTGCAGTCTTCAAGGGGACCATCCAGTACGGATATGGCAGCTGGATGTAAGTCTCATCAATAGGCTGCAGTCATAGAGTAGAGAAAAGcacattattttaaatgaacaaGGTTTAACTTTGCTTATTCCACTGtaacgtttttttttcctcatctaGTGTCAACCTTGCACATTCGATTGACTTTGAGATTGAGTCTCAAATTGATCTTGGAATCAACCCAAAACTTTGTAAGTGCTTTTTGTACAGTGCGTGTGTTAACCATCGAAAGAAACCAGGCTTGAACACGACTATCCCCCTAGCACCTGCGATTTCATTCCTAATACGGGGAAAAGTCTGGAACAGGGATTGGTTTGGAGTCAGAAATaccaaaatatgttttaataccATCTTAAAATACCCACTGTTACAGTACCGCTCTTATCTGTGTGCCTCCTTTGTCAGACTGTGGTGCAAGTAAGGTAGCGGCAGACACATCTGACTGTTACCTGAACTTTCACAAGCTGCATCTACATTTGCAGGGGGACAGAGAGTAAGTCACTGAAGCCGTCTGAGTGAgtgtcagcagcagaaaacaagaaGCAGGGAAGCATCTGCATTTCGTGCTATATTCAGCATATGtgagctgcttgtgtgtgtttgctgcttagACCAAACTGGCTGAAGAAGCTCTTCACTGACTTCATCACTTTCACCGTTAAGCTGGTCGTCAAAGGACAGGTGAGGGCGATGGAGGCAGAGTTTGGCTTTGAGACACCATCACTGTGACCTGACAATGTGTTAATGAGTCCATTTTCTCAAATCCAGATTTGTAAGGAGATCAACAAGGTGGCAAATATACTGGCAGATTTCATACAAGACACAgcaagtatgtgtgtgtgtgtgtgtgtgtgtgtgtgtgtgtgtgtgtgtgtgtgtgtgtgtgtgtgtgtgtgtgtgtgtgtgtgcgtgtgcgtgtgcgtgcgtgtgcgtgtgcgtgtgtgtgcgccataGCTGACATTTTATGCACAgtgtcttttatttgtttgcagaGGAATATCTCAGAATTGGAGGCATCAGTGTGGATATTGGTATAACCACTGTTCCTGTCATCACTGCCAATTACATAGAATCATACCATAAGGTGACAGTCTTCAGATTTTAATACTTAAATTCAATATTCTAACAACctttaataaaagtaatgaaaATAAACTAAACCCTAACTAAACTAAAGTTATTTGGGAGCAAAGCAAATTCAGTGCTGTTTCGCTGAGAACCATTTGTTAATGATTTCCATCATTCCTCACTTACTCATAAATTACTGGTTCAAAGAttaaaaatgttgaaatgttggTGTTGCATTTGATAAAAGCCTGAGCTtttaatatatacatttaaCTCTTACTATTTTGCTTTGGACAAAATTCTACTAGTGGCAGAAGGCAAACGTTTTATTATACACATATTCTGTGTGAAGGTGGTTCAAAACAAGGCGGTTGTGTTGATCCAcgtctttgttctgtttttataaGCAACCTACTTTGATGTTTGCAAATCCTGTTTGCTACCTTTTATTTGGCCTACTATTTTATTTGACTACTGTATTGATTTTAGGTCGACAAAACATTATGATAATAAATACATCTAAATCTTTAATAATTAGGAGCCAACAAGCCACAATTTCTCCTAATGCCTTATAGAAAGCTGTCCTATTTTTTACTGAACCTTCTACTTAGTTTAGAACTTTTAACCCTGTATCCGTATGTGTGATTGAGCTCCATTGTATCACCCCTCATATTCCATCtgtataatttaattttttccttttatttaatCTTGCAGGGCCTGATGAGCTACAACAACACTGTTTCTTTCATTAGTGATTCAAGTTTCCATCCCAGTCatctgacagagaacaggatgCTCTACTTCTGGGTGTCAGGTCAGTAACTGGTTTGGAAGTGTGAACCTATAGATAGAGCAAGATGATGTTAAAGAATATGACAAAGAATAACAACAAGTCCATTTAGTTTTTGCCTTATTGGTCCTTCTTGCCTTCTTATAAAAGTTTCTTTTACTAGATGCATCACCAACAGGCTGAAAATATAAAGAACAAAGAATAAATACCTgtgcaaagaaagaaaagttttgctactgtacatatatgtaAAACCAAAGTAAAACCTTTGAAAAAAATCATGGTATTCAAGCTCTACTAAAACAAGATTTTGTAGATTTTGCAAAAGTTTGTTGCAACATGTGCTAAAGCACAGTTTACAGTTTTGCAGTAtttctttcattattttttatgttaTATTATTAGTGTTGAAATGACCTGTTACCTGTTTAGAGGTaactattataaataaataaaataaatagaaaagaaTTGTAAATAATTTAGATCCCTAgataatttaaattttaaaaactttttgaATTAGATGTTGTATTTAAAGACAGTGACATTTTGTGTTGTGGATTTTGTAACatattaatttttattaatttaattattaaatatattaattttTACAGTCTATTAGACAAAAGCCTGCTGTTAGTTACTGGTTAGTTGAGTGTCTTGGTTTTTTTATTCCAGCTGTGCATTTTGACAGGAATTCCTGACTTTCAACACTACTTTGTGCTCTAACCCCAGACCAGGTTTTTAACCCTATGCTCACTGCTGCCCACCAAGACGGAATGCTTGCAATCAATATATCCGGACCAGAGCTTACTGTAAGTGCAACACCTTCATGACCTGAGGCTGTCCTTACATATGCTAAAGCATACAGATGTGTAAACATGTGTCATTGTGTGATTTTAGGACCTTTTCAAGAAGAACCTTTCCAGTGATATGCCCGTGTTTATCAGAAAGGTAACAAAGACAACCTCACTAAACCTGCACATCCCTCAACAGATAAATACACTTTGTTAAGTGAAAACGTTGTGTTAATGGCTTTAGTGTCTATTGGAGTCAACCTCCCCCACACTGAGAGTGTGGAGTTCACGTGTGCCCTCCTTAAACACCTCCACGCTGGGTACCAGAGTGCGGGCGGAGGCCAGCGGAGAGCTTGACTGTGGAGATGGTGGCACACTCTTCTTTAAAACGGTATTGTCTTGTGTCtttggttgtttgtgtgtatgtggccctgtgatggactagcagggtgaccccccccccctccccccggtgTCAGCCACCTGTGACCCTCACAAGGACACGGTGGTTGAAATTCAGTAAACGTCACTGGTCAAGCAGAGGTGACATTTTTAGGCTGATGCACCCATATTTTTGTTCATTGACAACGTCATTCCAGCCTTTGATGTAGTTTCCATCATTATGATACCCTGGCCTGCTTCAGACACACAACGTCTCTCATGACACTACTGCTTGCAGTATAATACAGTATAGTACGAAATACAGTAAGGTTTGGTTTGTCTGCTCAGAATGTGGTCGTGGATGTCACTGCCTCCTACGCCGAAAAGAAACTGTTTCTGCACGGCAACAGGTCACAGTAAGTAGGAAGctgctacacacagacacaatccaATATCAAGTCGCAACATGCGTTCACTAATGTTAATGTCCCTCTTGTAGGGTTGTTGTGTTGCACGCTGAGCTGCCCTCACAAAACGTGTTGGTACGATGCTTCTGTGTTTATACGTATATACACACAAAGGGCACCAATTATCCATAGAAACAATAAGAGGATATCCATTAATTAACTTTAAAATAAGATATATGTTTTTAGGTTTGACCACTGTTGACCTCTCCCATTTTTCCTAGTTGAGTGATGAGCAGCTAGAGTTCATAATGGAAGCCATAAAGGAGATTGGCATTCCTAAGGGCCTGTCtggtaagacacacacacacacacacacacacacacacacacacacacacacacacacacacacacacacacacacacacacacacacacacacacacacacacacacacacacatactgagtAGGTCGACTACCAGTGAGCTACTGTATTAGGCAATGACTGTGACTCTTGCATTCAGCTCTCTAGAGTGGAGAGAGTGTACACTATTTTGTGCGTTTGTATGTCAATTTTGTCACCCTTACAACCAGTAAAGAAATATTTTGTCTTTGGCATCTGTAAAATAATGTgaattttctttttgtatttatttggcAGTTCTTGAAGTTGAGCTGACAAAGGTGTTGGACAAGCAGGGAACCTACTTGTTTGACATCTTTAACCCTGAAGTCTTGCCTCAGGATGTGAGTTTCCCATGAATTCTTCCACCTCACTCCTCCCACTtcgttttatatttttatagtCATGGTGATTCTGCTTCTTTCTCCCAACACTGCAGGGCTTTGTGATAATTCAAATGGATTTTGGTTTCCCTCATCACCTCCTGGTGGAGTTCCTCAAAAAGACATTACAGTAAttgtgctggagctgcagtaGGACTGGTGACTTGCTTTATGTACTGTAGTATCTTGTGCAGAAAACAAGCCCACAGTGATATTGTACCCAAAATGCTAATGCATATATAGAGAAACCCTAAAAAAGACAGTAGTGTCAAACAGCCATCAGGGGGCAGTGCTGCACAGCTATTGAGGTTACTGGCCAGTTAAATGTCAGCGACTGACAGTGACTAGTTCAAACCCCTGTGAAAACCTGTGTTAGATCTACGAAgacatttaaatgtgaatgtCTGTAGTTATTTTTGGAACATATATCTGGATGTCAGACTGTAACTTCTGAATCAACCTGTGAAAGCTTTGTCTGGCTGTCTGTTTGAATCATGGAATGCTACTGACTAAACACGCCCCTACAGTCAGAAACACACATTCTGCCTttctttcagctccaaacacaaaAACTTTGCATTTTACGATCATTACACAAGGGAAGTGTTCATTACACAAGGGAAGTGTTTTGAAGAGACTGGAAGTTTAGCTCGGTTTTCAAAAACCACGTTTGTTCTCTCAGTCTGTGAACCTTGGTGTGTTTGAGGCCAAATTGTGTCCACTTCATCTTTATCATCTTCATGATCATAACCACTGCCCCAAGAAGATCTGTGTTTAGTCTATTAATTATTAGCAGCTGTAGTTGAACTCTGGAACTCATACATTTTTAAGTAGGTTATTAAGTCAGTGGATCTGCAGtttgtaattgtgtgttttcccaATGGGTAGCGTTCAAAAGCCACCACTGCTACATGTGAGTGTTTTGAACAGAAAACTATACCAGTCCTCTTCCTTTGCTCACCTGTTGGCAGTAAGGAAAGACATGTAAACTTTAAACTGAGGTtgtacaatatatatataagaaatGAACTGCTGAGTCTTCATTGCAAATCAATCTTGGTCAGGCACCCTCATCTTTTACTGCTACAGACCATAATCAGCCCCATCTATCCTGTTTTCACATAAAATTCATTCAATCTTCATTTGTTTTGCGTTGTCTTTCTGTAGCTGCATCTCTTTCAGGTCGAACAACCACAAATATGCCGTAAGGTGTTACAGTCCTGCTCGTTATGTACTTGTGTTCTCTGTACACCTCTTGTTATTCAAATCTAGAAAAAAAGTACTTAACTTTGTTTAGCATGAGGTCATTTGAAGTACAAACACACTTATTTACCAGAATGTGAGCACATTTACAAAAACGTTTATTCCAGTGTAAGGTTGTTCGTTTCATTAGCCCAGTGTATTTGGCTGGCTCCCTTTATACTACTCACACTGATTACTGCAGCAACTCCAACCTTCCTCACGCAGTTTTACAATGTCAGCTTTTATTCTACAGCCGTTACGCAAGTGAAAACCAAAGTGTTCTTCACCCTGAAACATGGTTTTAGAGACT
The genomic region above belongs to Betta splendens chromosome 6, fBetSpl5.4, whole genome shotgun sequence and contains:
- the herpud1 gene encoding homocysteine-responsive endoplasmic reticulum-resident ubiquitin-like domain member 1 protein; translation: MDVGDTITLLIKTPNQAQEDQTVEGVHPSWTVMDLKTRLSAVYPTKPTVSEQRLIYGGKLLPDHLHISDIFRQTDSLPTLHLVCPSRNPFCSSAGAENKTKETEQSHPSTADVVQTPSTPELRQRRQSSSSSTPAAPAQILAPPPGTPVWPAGVVPGAPQVTQPAFPRFSLYSPQQLLWLQHVYARQYYMQYHAALAAAGTILSASTSTSGQYHPVPAHQMPVPGPLANQNPIDNLPVNQNPAQDGVFMNPGEANQNMRMNAQGGPIMADEEDVERDWLDWLYSTARFGVLLMIVYHYSNLSRFLLVMSTLLIMYLHSAGWFPFRRQMQVQGPNHLLPPQDQHDQQNADRNPNPADTDGQEDEPAVAANGSDVPGPMTAVLVPPHRVSIMFTAWVFLKSFLSSLIPELPQGMAN
- the cetp gene encoding cholesteryl ester transfer protein; translated protein: MFRDASPGLLLVLLSVLGLSHGCLPEPPSAYRFTGIVCRLTYPAAVVLNEKTTKVIEAAFQHTRYPSVKGEKSILFIGKVIYGLDNLEIHNLSIGQSVFELHPGEGIALKIHNVSAVFKGTIQYGYGSWIVNLAHSIDFEIESQIDLGINPKLYCGASKVAADTSDCYLNFHKLHLHLQGDREPNWLKKLFTDFITFTVKLVVKGQICKEINKVANILADFIQDTAKEYLRIGGISVDIGITTVPVITANYIESYHKGLMSYNNTVSFISDSSFHPSHLTENRMLYFWVSDQVFNPMLTAAHQDGMLAINISGPELTDLFKKNLSSDMPVFIRKCLLESTSPTLRVWSSRVPSLNTSTLGTRVRAEASGELDCGDGGTLFFKTNVVVDVTASYAEKKLFLHGNRSQVVVLHAELPSQNVLLSDEQLEFIMEAIKEIGIPKGLSVLEVELTKVLDKQGTYLFDIFNPEVLPQDGFVIIQMDFGFPHHLLVEFLKKTLQ